CCCTTAGGAATAGGTCATCATATGGACGAACGCTAATCTTAAGTCCCGAAAATGACAAATATTCTCCTTTGAAATTTCTCCCAGGAGTTTCTATACTGACAAGGCAAGAAAATTTCCTTATATTAGGAAATTTCGTAGTGATCCTGGGGTAAAAATCTCTAAGCCCCTCTTTAACGATCTCCTGGGTCAATATTGTAGCTTTCTTTCCAAGTTCTGCTAATCCTAGAGCCAGAGCTAGAGCCCCAGGAGGGCCATCGGTCTCAGGTGTCATCGTTGGGGGAATTGGAAAGTCAGAAACTATAAGAACTTCATCTGATTTAATTAGTAAATCCAAGGATTTTGAAAAATAATCAGGATCTTTAGACTTGTAAAGAATGTAAAGTTTCTCAGAACCCCTGCCCCCTATATCAGTCGCTATTAGATGATCTATCACTATCCTCCACCTCATAGACAACTATTTTAACCCTCTTACCCTTAATGGCCTCCTTCAGCTCCCACCAGAGTCTAGTTGGGTTTTCCTCCTTATGAACAAGTTCATCGTTCCTTGCTTCCATTTTTACATTCTTCTCCTTATATTCTATAAAAACTCCTTCCTTTTCAAATATCACTTTCATCCTCTATCACCTCCGGTAGTTGAAGGATCGAACTTATCTCAAAGTCTGGGAGGTTATAACCGTTTTCACCCCCAACGTTTATCCATACGC
This Pyrococcus horikoshii OT3 DNA region includes the following protein-coding sequences:
- a CDS encoding glutamate cyclase domain-containing protein, whose amino-acid sequence is MIDHLIATDIGGRGSEKLYILYKSKDPDYFSKSLDLLIKSDEVLIVSDFPIPPTMTPETDGPPGALALALGLAELGKKATILTQEIVKEGLRDFYPRITTKFPNIRKFSCLVSIETPGRNFKGEYLSFSGLKISVRPYDDLFLRALELGIPTIGIGDGGNEIGMGNLGLNDERFSVVRVNELIIAGVSNWGAYGLVAGLSMRVGQNLLRDYNEEDVVKSLVDVGLIDGITKKREPTVDGLPLSLHGKILELLIEIVNIKTP